One window of Pocillopora verrucosa isolate sample1 chromosome 9, ASM3666991v2, whole genome shotgun sequence genomic DNA carries:
- the LOC131785873 gene encoding retinal rod rhodopsin-sensitive cGMP 3',5'-cyclic phosphodiesterase subunit delta-like codes for MSAGDDRKELILKGFKLNWMNLRDADSGKVLWQGSDDLSAPGPEHEARVPKKILKCKAVSRELNFSSEQEMTKFRLEQKVMFKGKCLEEWYFDFGFVIPASTNTWQSLIEAAPESQMMPAQVLSGNVVIETKFFDGDLLVSTSRVRVYYV; via the exons ATGAGTGCAGGAGATGACAGAAAAGAACTAATTCTGAAAGGATTTAAGTT AAACTGGATGAATCTGCGAGATGCTGACTCTGGTAAAGTATTATGGCAGGGGAGTGATGACCT GTCAGCTCCAGGACCTGAGCATGAGG CAAgagtaccaaaaaaaattttaaaatgcaagGCGGTCTCCAGAGAGTTAAACTTTTCTTCTGAACaagaaatgacaaaattcaGACTTGAACAAAAAGTCATGTTCAAAGGGAAGTGTTTAGAAG AatggtattttgattttggaTTTGTGATCCCAGCATCAACAAACACATGGCAGTCACTCATAGAAGCTGCTCCTGAATCACAGATGATGCCTGCACAGGTTCTGAG TGGCAACGTGGTGATTGAAACAAAGTTCTTTGATGGAGacctccttgtcagcacatcaAGAGTGCGAGTATATTATGTCTGA
- the LOC131785904 gene encoding multiple PDZ domain protein: protein MPVRNIRTSSNMRAPNSMSFLSKAYNFLKGKTSKNDENFYAKAKTPFPNEIYPSLCEPIDAKGMAESSWKNRRVLGEITNRTKSMFNDRELMKQKARIKPFSPRAAEKNCLEEKKINNQTQGRPNNKAFSLEGEEDEEEGVFAIQLIKPQNGFLGIVLVGGADTPLENHYVNDILPNSSASKSGRVRTGDELLEANGQALRGKTHAQALTIFRSLPAVVTLVVARSKNANRSIMERFNQEKKDNKKVNNNIVSPKKRRSIVEEAFNSSVIARPLSSVIDVTKKKCPYSKPVKRVSRISSFLGTAEGENDRGETQRRNHEVKNENGNKKIREEPGIYPLSKDWERDGSVEKPPKIYENEHTSFFLTKTFRRSSTSRRSVIKRCDVRATWPAFTIKQRLPLPWDSFASPRPAKVSRSSSARVRRNMAPTLGSSWSLNQNSSSSARKFTGKHYIEKKTIVVEVKRESTVTEWGFSVGGGVCSPYGDLPIFIAEVSPTGNAQGFLQSGDEIVDFSGESLEGATFLEAEKILRGYTRKNATITIKRKFLQRSQNPHTNPYAEVWSSINTRKTTAGHRQGRRPKSMHC, encoded by the exons ATGCCGGTGAGAAACATTCGTACTTCATCGAATATGCGGGCGCCAAACTCGATGTCTTTCTTGTCCAAGGCCTACAACTTTTTGAAAGGTAAAACTTCGAAGAACGACGAGAACTTTTACGCCAAGGCCAAGACGCCTTTTCCGAACGAGATTTACCCAAGTCTCTGTGAGCCGATCGACGCTAAAGGAATGGCAGAGAGTTCTTGGAAAAACAGAAGAGTTTTGGGAGAAATTACCAATCGCACTAAGAGCATGTTCAATGACCGGGAGCTAATGAAGCAAAAGGCGCGAATTAAGCCGTTCAGTCCTCGAGCTGCAGAGAAGAATTGCTTAGAGGAAAAGAAGATAAATAACCAAACACAAGGAAGGCCAAACAACAAGGCTTTCTCGTTGGAAGGCGAAGAAGACGAAGAGGAAGGCGTTTTTGCGATACAG TTGATCAAGCCCCAGAATGGCTTTCTTGGTATCGTTTTGGTGGGCGGAGCTGACACACCGCTGGAAAATCATTACGTCAATGATATCTTGCCCAATTCCTCCGCGTCCAAATCGGGCCGCGTCAGAACTGGAGACGAACTTCTGGAGGCAAATGGCCAGGCCCTTCGCGGGAAAACGCATGCACAAGCGCTAACCATCTTCAGGTCTCTCCCAGCTGTGGTGACGCTGGTTGTGGCAAGGAGTAAGAACGCGAATCGCTCTATCATGGAACGCTTTAAccaagagaaaaaagacaacaagaaagtaaacaacaatATCGTGTCACCAAAGAAAAGGCGAAGCATTGTAGAGGAAGCATTCAACTCGAGTGTCATTGCCAGGCCCCTTTCATCCGTAATTGACGTCACAAAAAAGAAGTGTCCGTACTCTAAACCTGTCAAGCGAGTTTCTCGCATCTCGTCTTTCTTGGGGACAGCAGAAGGTGAAAATGACAGAGGTGAAACACAAAGAAGAAACCAtgaggtgaaaaatgaaaatggaaacaagAAAATTCGGGAAGAGCCAGGG ATATACCCCCTGTCAAAGGACTGGGAAAGAGATGGATCAGTTGAGAAACCGCCGAAAATTTACGAGAATGAACATACGTCATTCTTCCTCACCAAAACCTTCAGACGTTCAAGCACTAGCAGAAGGAGCGTCATCAAACGATGTGATGTAAGAGCAACGTGGCCTGCTTTCACTATAAAGCAGCGACTACCTCTCCCCTGGGATTCGTTCGCATCTCCGAGACCAGCAAAAGTCAGCCGAAGCTCCTCGGCTCGTGTTCGGCGTAATATGGCGCCCACTTTGGGATCCAGCTGGTCGTTGAATCAAAACTCGAGCTCTTCGGCTCGGAAGTTTACAGGAAAGCATTACATCGAAAAGAAAACTATCGTTGTCGAGGTAAAGCGGGAAAGTACAGTCACAGAGTGGGGATTTTCTGTCGGAGGGGGTGTATGTTCCCCGTACGGGGATCTGCCAATTTTCATTGCAGAAGTCTCACCCACGGGGAATGCCCAAGGATTTTTACAGAGTGGAGATGAAATTGTTGATTTTAGCGGAGAGAGTTTAGAGGGGGCAACGTTTTTAGAGGCAGAGAAGATTCTGCGAGGATACACAAGAAAGAATGCAACAATAACAATCAAACGAAAGTTTCTTCAACGGAGTCAAAACCCGCACACCAATCCTTATGCCGAGGTGTGGAGTTCTATTAACACGAGAAAAACCACCGCGGGACACAGGCAGGGAAGGAGACCGAAATCAATGCACTgttaa
- the LOC131785886 gene encoding dnaJ homolog subfamily C member 11 produces MAESEETEEVVDHYAVLNVRREANESEIKAAYRRMCVLYHPDKHTDPAKKKIAEELFSKVQKAHDVLSNPEKRGIYDIYGQKGLDAGWEIIERQRSPAELREEYERLQREKEEQRLRRITNPTGSISVGVDATDLLDNYNLIDSFNERVLPNIEVSSMSISQSIEAPLTRTDTLTLAGNLKIKNGNGDGSVSVSTRRLFSHSKWAEATFEAGNGPNLTLRGFANLTQRSHIIGGISIRGHGSAVSGGFHCMIVRQLDKNTVGYITYREGLQSSLNTTVITESEDTKAQVTIQFGIPHSFAMVAFVRKIEKNTKLKGSVKTGTFGSVLQYGCERKISEHSTLTATMSIGIPTGVVIKIKLTRASQVYNFPINLSEEIQPAAIFYGTVVPVAVFWVVKMLIVNPFVKMEKEMETEANKTKHARQMAEKKREAESSIQLMQKTCERIIEYESSRHGLIIVNAWYGHLVSMDESTQGVNRGPSKVIDVTVPVQCQVKDSRLFLTESSKCNLSGFYDPCPEEEKLLKIRYLFRDAVHEVTYGDEEPVRIPKQSHQIHLS; encoded by the exons atggcggaatcAGAGGAAACTGAAGAAGTAGTAGATCATTATGCAGTTTTAAACGTCCGTAGAGAG GCCAATGAAAGTGAAATCAAAGCAGCTTACAGGCGCATGTGTGTGTTATATCATCCGGATAAGCATACTGATCCCGCCAAGAAAAAA ATTGCTGAAGAACTATTCAGTAAAGTTCAAAAGGCTCATGATG tCCTCAGTAATCCAGAGAAAAGAGGAATTTATGATATTTATGGCCAAAAAGGACTTGATGCTGGCTGGGAG ATTATTGAGAGGCAAAGGTCTCCAGCTGAA TTGCGTGAAGAATATGAGAGACTACAAAGAGAGAAGGAGGAGCAGCGTTTACGGCGGATCACAAATCCAACA GGAAGTATTTCTGTTGGAGTGGATGCTACAGACTTGTTAGATAATTACAACTTAATTGATTCTTTCAATGAAAG GGTTTTGCCAAACATTGAAGTTAGTTCCATGTCAATCTCACAGTCAATAGAG GCACCTCTGACTCGCACTGATACACTCACTCTAGCTGGTAATTTAAAGATCAAGAATGGAAATGGGGATGGTAGTGTCTCAGTGTCAACAAGGAGGTTATTTTCACACAGTAAATGGGCTGAG gcCACCTTTGAGGCTGGAAATGGCCCGAACCTTACCCTTCGGGGATTTGCAAACCTTACACAGAGAAG TCATATAATTGGAGGAATTTCCATCAGAGGTCATGGCAGTGCAGTGTCTGGTGGATTTCATTGCA TGATAGTGCGGCAACTAGACAAAAACACAGTTGGCTACATAACATACAGAGAAGGTCTTCAATCTTCACTGAATACAACCGTCATAACAGAATCTGAGGACACCAAAGCACAGGTTACAATTCAG tTTGGTATTCCACATTCGTTTGCAATGGTGGCGTTTgtaagaaaaatagaaaagaacacaaaactCAAAGGCTCCGTTAA AACTGGAACGTTTGGTAGCGTCCTTCAATATGGATGCGAGAGGAAAATTTCTGAACACAGCACGTTAACAGCTACGATGAGCATTGGAATACCAACCGGTGTggtgatcaaaataaa ATTGACGCGTGCATCGCAAGTGTACAACTTCCCAATAAACTTGTCGGAAGAGATCCAACCAGCCGCTATATTTTATGGCACGGTCGTTCCAGTTGCTGTGTTCTGGGTCGTGAAGATGCTGATTGTCAACCCATTTGTGAAGATGGAAAAGGAAAT ggAGACAGAAGCTAATAAAACGAAACATGCAAGGCAAATGGCGGAAAAGAAGCGAGAAGCAGAGAGTAGT ATACAACTGATGCAAAAGACTTGCGAGAGAATAATTGAATATGAATCATCCCGGCACG GCTTAATAATAGTAAATGCGTGGTATGGACACTTGGTGTCCATGGACGAAAG tacACAGGGCGTTAATCGAGGCCCCAGTAAAGTAATCGACGTTACCGTGCCTGTGCAATGTCAAGTGAAGGACTCGCGGCTATTTCTCACAGAGTCATCGAAG tGTAATCTCAGCGGATTTTACGATCCTTGCCCCGAGGAagaaaagttgttgaaaataaGATATCTCTTCAGAGACGCAGTACACGAAGTTACATACGGAGATGAAGAGCCTGTTCGGATACCAAAACAAT CTCACCAGATTCATTTGAGTTGA